In the Marinomonas algicola genome, one interval contains:
- a CDS encoding DUF2061 domain-containing protein codes for MKKTITFAVMHFSIAFTVAYLLTGSVLVGGLVAIIEPAINTVAFYFHEKFWESKNRNRWHVKWSSVMDSSAAVAGTLKNVSADYAMK; via the coding sequence ATGAAAAAGACAATTACTTTTGCGGTTATGCATTTTTCGATTGCATTTACCGTAGCCTATTTATTAACAGGCAGTGTATTGGTTGGTGGGCTAGTCGCCATTATTGAACCGGCTATTAATACGGTTGCATTTTACTTTCATGAAAAATTTTGGGAAAGCAAAAACAGAAATAGATGGCACGTGAAATGGTCATCTGTGATGGATTCATCGGCCGCTGTGGCGGGCACACTGAAAAACGTTAGCGCAGATTATGCGATGAAATAG
- a CDS encoding MerR family transcriptional regulator, producing MTAKGLPTGRERSVNEMLFPIRELSLKTGINSVTLRAWERRYGLLKPVRTEKGHRLYSEMDVQRVKDIVSWINKGIAVSKVRALLEQDTVETNRVEQESGTSNEWQVQQSALLMAIERFQEDKIDALIQQNLSQYPIEVVIHYWLSPVLSHLQNAQTSAALSYFIALLKQRINTRLVSKSKNKFQKKVLLISLEEDSSIWVWLQAAWCSDKGCHVVVLDSLQNIEDSFPLIKGIQPDAFIAHLDKSFGQKKSLIKAQLQEISIPLVICGASIWLEENQSTAENESASVIFSDPFDGVRHLLKQIDKNV from the coding sequence ATGACGGCTAAAGGTTTGCCCACGGGGCGAGAAAGAAGTGTGAATGAAATGCTTTTCCCTATTCGAGAACTGTCTTTAAAAACAGGTATTAACTCAGTGACATTAAGGGCCTGGGAAAGACGCTACGGTCTACTTAAGCCTGTGAGGACAGAAAAGGGTCATAGACTTTATTCTGAAATGGATGTACAACGTGTTAAAGACATTGTGAGCTGGATTAATAAAGGCATTGCTGTGAGTAAGGTGCGTGCATTACTTGAGCAGGATACTGTTGAGACGAACCGTGTTGAGCAGGAAAGCGGTACTTCTAATGAATGGCAGGTGCAACAATCGGCTTTGCTGATGGCAATTGAACGATTTCAAGAAGACAAGATTGATGCGCTTATTCAGCAAAATTTGTCGCAGTATCCGATTGAAGTCGTCATTCACTACTGGTTGTCTCCTGTATTATCTCATTTGCAAAATGCTCAGACATCCGCCGCTTTGAGTTATTTTATTGCGCTATTGAAACAGCGTATTAATACTCGACTGGTATCCAAAAGTAAGAATAAATTTCAGAAAAAAGTCTTATTAATCAGTCTAGAAGAAGATTCTAGTATTTGGGTATGGTTGCAGGCGGCTTGGTGCTCAGACAAGGGATGTCATGTGGTTGTACTGGATTCATTACAGAATATTGAAGACAGCTTTCCGCTGATAAAAGGCATCCAACCAGACGCTTTTATTGCGCATCTTGATAAATCATTTGGTCAAAAAAAATCTCTAATTAAAGCTCAACTTCAAGAGATATCGATTCCGCTTGTAATCTGCGGAGCGTCTATTTGGCTGGAAGAAAATCAGTCAACAGCCGAGAACGAGTCGGCATCCGTGATATTCTCAGACCCATTTGATGGGGTGCGTCATTTACTGAAGCAGATCGATAAAAATGTCTAA
- a CDS encoding NAD(P)/FAD-dependent oxidoreductase gives MLKKQTPSYLETDIAIIGAGIAGAFCASLLTTAGKQVTLVEKSRGTGGRSSSKRLADNLGCDLGAPFFHITNPTLKPQVQQWLQDKVVAEWSEANKDGFQAYVGIPKMSAITRYLMGKANLINSCRVHQIEKTSRGWLLRNEQYQPILVCRQLIITAPAAQTCALLASPHTPDSLLIESHKASALCRPQWSAMITTKPQANHLEAVKVLPLIEPDNHPIIERIIYDSAKPKRSDDTSNWVVQARRDWSENHVDADKNVISEQLSNAFFEITGQQGNPMLCQRWLLGRHSPIAGDASRWIEEQQIGLAADWLCQGDIEGALLSAKDLCERICALH, from the coding sequence ATGCTCAAGAAGCAAACGCCATCTTATTTAGAAACCGATATCGCCATCATTGGTGCTGGTATCGCCGGTGCTTTTTGTGCCTCCCTATTAACAACGGCCGGTAAACAGGTCACCTTGGTGGAAAAAAGCCGTGGCACTGGTGGTCGCAGCAGCAGTAAAAGATTAGCTGATAATTTAGGGTGTGATCTTGGCGCGCCTTTTTTCCACATCACCAATCCAACGCTAAAACCGCAGGTACAACAGTGGCTACAAGATAAGGTTGTGGCTGAGTGGTCAGAAGCAAACAAAGACGGTTTTCAGGCCTACGTTGGGATTCCAAAAATGAGCGCCATTACCCGTTATTTAATGGGTAAGGCAAACTTAATCAATAGCTGCCGCGTTCACCAAATAGAGAAAACCAGCCGTGGCTGGCTGTTACGAAATGAACAATACCAACCTATTCTGGTGTGTCGTCAGCTCATCATTACCGCACCAGCGGCACAAACATGCGCTTTGTTAGCAAGCCCTCACACTCCAGATAGCCTTTTAATTGAGAGCCATAAAGCCAGTGCCCTATGCCGTCCTCAATGGAGTGCCATGATAACAACAAAACCACAAGCCAATCACCTTGAAGCCGTAAAGGTCCTTCCGTTAATCGAACCTGACAATCATCCTATTATTGAACGAATTATTTACGACAGCGCGAAACCTAAGCGCTCTGATGACACATCTAATTGGGTGGTTCAAGCAAGACGAGACTGGAGTGAAAACCACGTTGACGCCGACAAAAACGTTATTTCAGAGCAACTCTCCAACGCTTTTTTTGAGATAACAGGGCAACAAGGCAACCCTATGTTATGCCAACGCTGGCTACTTGGTAGGCATTCACCTATCGCGGGAGATGCTTCACGCTGGATAGAGGAGCAACAAATAGGCCTAGCGGCCGATTGGCTCTGTCAAGGCGACATTGAAGGTGCGCTTTTGAGTGCAAAAGATCTGTGTGAACGCATTTGTGCTCTACACTAA
- a CDS encoding YbgA family protein gives MNSKNTIKMKQIDGQDQQTTIASKQPQLDSTTPNIKVGISSCLLGQNVRFNGGHSRSTFCDNILNQHFSFETFCPEMAAGFGAPRPTLRLEGDPDSPRLAYSNKPGSDVTKEFLAPSADYVETLGHLDGYILMKKSPSCGMSRIKVYQESGHPHAKARSGLFTELLQKKYPYLPIEEEARLNDANLRENFILRVYAHHEFRHSVDAQLSMKTLIDFHSRYKYVVMSQSQPAYKALGKLLSGTEEMPLKQRRDCYFRTFMEALSKPAKRRNHCNTLTHLLGYLKRSVESHVRQDILAVIEQYGRGEVNLTTPITLLQHYLKHYGSEYAQQQRYITPYYPAELGIRNQI, from the coding sequence ATGAACTCGAAAAACACAATTAAAATGAAACAGATCGATGGCCAAGATCAACAAACCACTATTGCATCAAAACAACCTCAATTAGATTCCACAACGCCTAATATTAAAGTGGGCATTAGCTCTTGTTTATTAGGACAGAATGTTCGCTTTAATGGTGGTCATAGCCGCTCCACATTTTGCGATAATATTCTTAACCAACACTTTTCCTTTGAAACTTTCTGTCCTGAAATGGCCGCTGGCTTTGGTGCACCAAGACCAACATTAAGATTAGAAGGTGATCCAGATTCACCTCGTCTCGCCTATTCAAACAAACCTGGTTCTGACGTTACAAAAGAGTTTCTTGCACCCAGTGCAGATTATGTTGAAACCTTAGGTCATTTAGATGGTTATATTTTGATGAAAAAATCACCTAGCTGTGGAATGAGCCGTATCAAGGTCTACCAAGAGAGTGGGCACCCACACGCAAAGGCACGCTCTGGACTTTTCACTGAATTATTGCAAAAAAAATACCCTTACTTACCAATTGAAGAAGAAGCTCGATTGAATGATGCTAACCTAAGAGAAAACTTCATTTTAAGAGTTTACGCCCACCATGAATTTCGTCATTCAGTGGATGCGCAGCTGAGTATGAAAACGCTTATTGATTTCCATAGCCGCTATAAATACGTTGTTATGTCTCAATCTCAACCGGCTTATAAAGCGCTTGGCAAATTGCTCTCCGGAACAGAGGAAATGCCATTAAAACAAAGAAGAGATTGTTATTTTCGTACCTTTATGGAGGCATTAAGCAAACCGGCTAAACGCCGTAACCATTGCAATACACTAACCCATTTATTGGGCTACCTAAAACGCAGTGTAGAGAGTCATGTACGCCAAGACATTTTAGCCGTGATAGAACAATATGGGCGCGGTGAAGTCAACTTAACCACGCCAATCACCTTGTTGCAGCATTACTTGAAACACTACGGTAGCGAATACGCTCAGCAACAACGCTATATCACACCATACTACCCAGCTGAACTCGGCATTAGGAATCAAATTTAA
- a CDS encoding cryptochrome/photolyase family protein, protein MNTKQVVWLRNDLRIKDNPAVFYASQNGLVEVIISVTPEQWIHHQESPAKLGLRADLIKLVTAQFADLGIQVTLVEADHFADLPDKIVAFCQSVSAHDLWFNQETPLDERRRDNDVSVLCEQNSIQTHAQSIDLIVAKPVFSQQGTPFKVFTPFYKRWLQILSTQDRAPLPAPEKQGEAIAVIDFDPTWRGPYREDLWPVDGEATKRRLWQFCHHKESFYDEQRDIPSLPGTSTLSPYLSLGAIGPRELLFAIEYTCDQAGRDWRGSIWLKELAWRDFYRQLLLHFDTLNMSKPFKPETDRITWNNPEVGFQAWCDGNTGFPIVDAAMRQLAQTGWMHNRLRMITASFLTKLLFIDWRIGEAYFMNTLIDGEFAANNGGWQWSASTGCDAAPYFRVFNPTRQSERFDPSGDFIRRFVPELRSLDNKAIHNPSDTQRLELNYPTPIIDYKSARQHAISAFAQLTSKPALN, encoded by the coding sequence ATGAATACAAAGCAAGTGGTCTGGCTTCGAAATGATTTACGCATAAAAGATAACCCAGCTGTCTTTTATGCGTCTCAAAATGGTCTTGTTGAGGTCATTATTTCAGTCACCCCAGAGCAATGGATACATCATCAAGAATCCCCAGCAAAATTGGGGCTAAGAGCTGACCTGATAAAATTGGTTACGGCGCAATTTGCCGACTTAGGAATTCAAGTTACCTTGGTTGAAGCCGATCATTTTGCTGACTTGCCAGATAAAATTGTGGCATTCTGTCAATCTGTAAGCGCTCATGACCTTTGGTTTAATCAAGAGACGCCTTTAGATGAAAGGCGCCGTGATAATGATGTCAGTGTTTTATGTGAACAAAACAGTATCCAGACTCACGCCCAGTCTATCGACCTCATTGTCGCCAAACCCGTCTTTAGCCAACAAGGGACACCGTTTAAAGTGTTTACCCCTTTTTACAAGCGCTGGTTGCAAATATTGTCGACACAAGACCGTGCCCCCTTACCGGCTCCAGAAAAGCAAGGCGAAGCGATAGCCGTAATTGATTTTGATCCTACATGGCGTGGACCCTATCGAGAAGATTTATGGCCAGTGGATGGAGAAGCGACAAAACGACGGCTTTGGCAATTCTGTCATCATAAAGAAAGTTTTTATGATGAACAGAGAGATATTCCCTCTTTACCAGGAACCAGTACCCTGTCGCCTTACCTTAGCTTAGGCGCAATTGGACCAAGAGAATTGCTCTTTGCTATTGAGTACACGTGCGACCAAGCAGGTAGAGACTGGCGGGGCAGTATTTGGCTAAAAGAATTGGCCTGGCGCGACTTTTATCGCCAACTGCTCTTGCATTTCGATACGCTCAATATGTCAAAACCATTCAAACCCGAAACCGATAGGATTACTTGGAATAACCCAGAAGTCGGTTTTCAAGCTTGGTGTGATGGCAATACCGGCTTTCCTATTGTTGATGCCGCCATGAGACAACTGGCTCAAACAGGTTGGATGCATAATCGCTTAAGAATGATTACCGCCAGTTTTTTAACCAAGCTACTTTTTATTGATTGGCGCATTGGAGAGGCGTACTTTATGAACACCTTAATTGATGGTGAATTTGCCGCAAACAATGGTGGTTGGCAATGGAGTGCTTCTACCGGGTGCGATGCAGCACCTTATTTCCGTGTCTTTAACCCAACGAGACAATCTGAGCGGTTTGATCCTTCGGGCGATTTTATCCGACGTTTTGTACCAGAACTTCGATCACTGGATAATAAAGCCATTCATAATCCAAGCGACACTCAGCGCCTTGAGCTAAATTACCCAACCCCCATAATCGATTACAAATCGGCGAGGCAACATGCTATTTCAGCCTTTGCTCAACTTACCTCTAAACCCGCTCTGAATTAA
- a CDS encoding MarR family winged helix-turn-helix transcriptional regulator: MSDQYIQDVLINLRRIIRATDLQSKWISKTCGLTIPQIMVLRSIASLGDVTVKKLSDDVSLSQATVTTILNRLEDKKLVERVRSEADKRIVHARLTDKSAHVLEGTPPLMHENFIHSFTELAPWEQTQILSSLQRVASMMDADKLDASPLLDVNAPY; encoded by the coding sequence ATGTCTGATCAATACATACAAGACGTGCTTATTAATCTTCGCCGCATTATCCGCGCAACCGATTTGCAATCGAAATGGATCTCCAAAACCTGTGGCCTAACTATCCCTCAAATTATGGTTTTACGCTCTATTGCCTCATTAGGAGACGTTACTGTTAAAAAGCTTTCAGACGATGTGTCCTTGTCACAAGCAACGGTTACCACCATATTAAACCGATTAGAAGATAAAAAACTGGTAGAAAGAGTCCGTTCAGAGGCGGATAAGCGTATTGTCCATGCACGTTTGACCGATAAAAGTGCGCATGTTTTGGAAGGCACGCCGCCACTAATGCATGAAAACTTCATACACTCTTTTACCGAGTTGGCTCCTTGGGAACAAACTCAAATACTGTCTTCGCTACAAAGAGTGGCTTCCATGATGGACGCGGATAAGCTCGATGCGTCTCCCTTACTCGACGTCAATGCCCCCTACTGA
- a CDS encoding ABC transporter substrate-binding protein has product MRNILLMTGALSLVPTVSFAADCGDVSIADMNWSSASLMANVDKYILENGFGCDVDLIPGDTMPTGTSMLEKNEPDVAPEMWANASLAALQKGIDDKRLRFSVDSLSDGGEEGFWVPKYMVEKYPELATIEGVRKHPELFEHPEDDELGALYGCPAGWNCQISTVNLFQALKMEDAGFEVIDPGSAAGLSGSIARAYEREQGWLGYYWAPTAILGKYEMVKVDFGSGINKEHFVDCITQENCLDPKPTMYPPSFVTTVTTEDFATREPQAYDYFTKRAFTNKDMNKLLAWMEENQADGEIAAEYFIENHEALWSKWVPADVATKIKNSL; this is encoded by the coding sequence ATGCGTAATATTCTACTAATGACAGGCGCGTTATCTCTTGTCCCAACAGTCAGTTTTGCAGCCGATTGCGGTGATGTATCTATTGCTGATATGAACTGGAGTTCGGCCTCTTTAATGGCAAATGTAGATAAGTACATTTTAGAAAATGGTTTTGGCTGTGACGTCGATTTAATTCCTGGAGACACAATGCCGACAGGAACCTCGATGCTAGAGAAAAATGAACCCGATGTGGCTCCTGAAATGTGGGCTAATGCTTCGTTAGCCGCGTTGCAAAAAGGCATTGATGACAAACGTCTGCGTTTCTCTGTTGATTCCCTCTCTGATGGTGGCGAAGAAGGCTTTTGGGTACCAAAGTATATGGTCGAAAAATACCCTGAGTTGGCCACAATTGAAGGCGTTCGAAAACATCCTGAGTTATTTGAACATCCAGAAGACGATGAGCTGGGTGCTTTATACGGTTGCCCTGCTGGGTGGAACTGTCAAATCTCTACAGTGAATTTATTTCAAGCCCTAAAAATGGAAGACGCTGGCTTTGAAGTGATTGACCCGGGCTCTGCAGCCGGTTTGTCAGGGTCCATTGCCCGCGCTTACGAACGGGAACAGGGTTGGTTAGGTTATTATTGGGCACCTACGGCTATTTTAGGCAAGTATGAAATGGTAAAAGTAGACTTTGGCTCAGGCATAAATAAAGAACATTTTGTTGATTGCATCACTCAAGAAAATTGCTTAGACCCTAAACCGACAATGTACCCACCTTCTTTTGTAACCACGGTAACAACAGAAGATTTTGCCACACGTGAACCTCAAGCTTACGATTACTTCACTAAACGTGCTTTTACCAATAAAGACATGAATAAATTGCTTGCTTGGATGGAAGAAAACCAAGCCGATGGTGAAATCGCCGCTGAATACTTTATTGAGAATCATGAAGCCCTTTGGAGTAAATGGGTACCAGCAGACGTTGCGACAAAAATCAAAAATTCACTATAA
- a CDS encoding ABC transporter permease, whose protein sequence is MSDSSWLTEFPQLERRDLIDIRKSLDGAYRSFSREYGETIENFFDPLLSFLIWFEKLLISSPWWLVIAVIIAIVYAASRSWKLSLGVMASLLAIGYFGMWEDTMRTLSIITVCTLLSIGIGIPIGILISRSNKAQAIVNPILDIMQTMPAFVYLIPVVMLLGIGKIPGVIAVIIYAIPPVIRLTNLGIRLVNVETLEAATAYGATSTQRLFGVQLPLALPTIMAGINQTIMMALSMVVVASMIGVKGLGQPVLKSITNQYFTLGLLNGLAIVALAIIFDRVSQTYAKRSQKHLEGHNNG, encoded by the coding sequence ATGTCTGACTCTTCATGGCTCACCGAGTTTCCACAACTCGAACGCCGCGATTTAATCGATATTCGAAAATCTCTAGATGGCGCCTATCGATCTTTCTCTCGCGAATATGGTGAAACCATTGAGAACTTTTTTGATCCTTTGCTTTCATTCCTAATCTGGTTTGAAAAGTTGCTTATTAGTTCTCCTTGGTGGCTGGTCATCGCGGTTATTATTGCTATTGTTTATGCCGCCAGCCGTTCATGGAAGCTTTCTCTTGGAGTAATGGCCTCTTTGCTCGCCATTGGTTACTTTGGTATGTGGGAAGACACCATGAGAACCCTCAGTATTATTACCGTCTGTACTTTACTCTCTATTGGTATTGGTATTCCTATTGGCATCCTCATTTCTCGTTCTAATAAGGCACAGGCTATCGTCAATCCTATATTAGACATAATGCAAACCATGCCCGCTTTCGTTTATCTTATCCCTGTCGTCATGTTGCTCGGTATTGGTAAAATTCCAGGGGTTATTGCGGTTATCATTTATGCCATACCACCGGTAATTCGACTAACGAACTTAGGAATACGCTTGGTTAATGTAGAGACGTTAGAAGCCGCAACAGCCTATGGAGCAACGTCCACACAACGCTTATTTGGCGTCCAGTTACCACTCGCCCTGCCAACTATTATGGCGGGTATAAACCAAACCATTATGATGGCTCTCTCTATGGTTGTGGTTGCGTCTATGATTGGGGTCAAAGGGTTAGGCCAACCAGTTTTAAAATCCATTACCAATCAATATTTCACTTTAGGTCTACTGAACGGTTTGGCTATTGTTGCTTTAGCCATTATTTTCGATCGAGTATCTCAGACTTATGCAAAACGCTCTCAGAAACATTTAGAAGGTCATAACAATGGATAA
- a CDS encoding quaternary amine ABC transporter ATP-binding protein produces MDKVHETPFIEISGLYQIFGNTPKKIMPLVNAGKSKDDILAETGHTVGLKDINLNVHRGEIFVIMGLSGSGKSTLIRHFNRLIDPTEGQIKVEGEDIMKFSLKELTEFRRHKMSMVFQNFGLMPHRNVIENVSYGLSVQGIDKKVRYKSATEWLETVGLAGYEEQYPAQLSGGQQQRVGLARALCTNAEILLMDEAFSALDPLIRSEMQDQLVQLQNELQKTIIFITHDLDEALRIGDRIAILKDGELIQIGTPVDILLNPADDYVEAFVKDVNRARAVPVKTIMQKTIPLVTSQRFQDALLQMASNDYAFYQSSHGFEGILLKETLEEALSTAPTGSIQTEHVLASATVTPNTPLEFALPKALLSHYALPVLDKDGKHLGELSQKVLADTLDNSEKSD; encoded by the coding sequence ATGGATAAGGTTCATGAAACACCTTTCATCGAAATATCGGGCCTTTATCAGATTTTTGGTAATACACCGAAAAAAATAATGCCGTTGGTAAATGCAGGTAAAAGCAAAGATGACATTTTGGCCGAAACAGGCCATACGGTTGGTCTAAAAGACATCAACTTAAATGTTCATCGCGGCGAAATTTTTGTCATAATGGGCTTATCAGGCTCAGGGAAATCGACCTTAATACGACACTTCAATCGCTTAATTGACCCTACAGAGGGGCAAATTAAAGTGGAGGGAGAAGATATTATGAAATTTTCTCTCAAAGAATTAACAGAGTTCAGACGTCATAAAATGTCAATGGTGTTCCAAAATTTTGGCCTAATGCCTCACCGAAATGTCATTGAAAATGTCTCTTATGGATTATCCGTACAAGGTATAGATAAAAAAGTTCGCTATAAGTCGGCTACTGAATGGCTAGAAACTGTTGGCTTAGCGGGATACGAAGAACAATATCCTGCACAACTTTCTGGTGGGCAACAACAACGAGTGGGGCTTGCTAGAGCGCTCTGTACAAACGCAGAAATACTCTTGATGGATGAAGCCTTTTCGGCACTAGACCCATTGATTCGTAGCGAGATGCAAGATCAATTGGTGCAGCTTCAAAATGAACTGCAAAAGACCATTATTTTTATCACGCATGATTTAGATGAAGCGTTAAGAATTGGAGATCGGATCGCCATCTTAAAAGATGGAGAGCTCATCCAAATTGGTACGCCGGTTGATATTCTTTTGAACCCGGCAGACGATTATGTGGAAGCCTTTGTAAAGGATGTTAATAGAGCGCGTGCCGTTCCAGTTAAAACAATTATGCAAAAAACAATACCTTTGGTTACAAGCCAGCGGTTCCAGGATGCATTACTTCAAATGGCATCAAACGATTATGCGTTTTATCAGTCATCTCATGGTTTTGAAGGCATCCTTTTAAAAGAGACACTTGAAGAAGCATTGAGTACGGCCCCTACGGGTTCTATACAAACTGAACATGTGCTTGCGAGCGCAACAGTGACGCCAAATACCCCCTTGGAGTTTGCTCTTCCAAAAGCGTTATTATCCCATTATGCATTACCTGTATTGGATAAAGACGGCAAACACCTAGGTGAGCTGAGCCAAAAAGTATTGGCGGACACATTAGACAATTCAGAGAAATCAGATTAA